In the Malania oleifera isolate guangnan ecotype guangnan chromosome 1, ASM2987363v1, whole genome shotgun sequence genome, one interval contains:
- the LOC131150790 gene encoding E3 ubiquitin-protein ligase RGLG3 isoform X2 → MPNVNANVNANHFVLPLKTGKPCSASRLVSSLRCQVHSWYKLPSDMGNKESTYDDSNHDFLHQHSSYAESSMDNNYQRRQQPSHIKDNFNSLDEVISSLREAGLESSNLILGVDFTKSNEWTGRYSFNRKSLHAVGGRPNPYEQAISIIGRTLFSFDEDNLIPCFGFGDASTNDHSVFSFYPEDRYCCGFEEALGRYREIVPHIKLSGPTSFAPIIDASIDIVERNNRQYHVLVIVADGQVTRSPDVPPGRFSPQEQATINSIVAASQYPLSIILVGVGDGPWDAMLLFDDNIPQRLFDNFQFVNFTKIMSENREASKKEAAFALAALMEIPFQYRATLSLQHNTRDLASGPHRRPLPPPREVLDHDNAVRSFPHTTSLESAEQTVPIEMVCPICLTNSKNMAFGCGHTTCESCSMTISLCPLCRDPIQTRLRLYT, encoded by the exons GTACAAACTACCTTCAGATATGGGAAATAAGGAATCAACTTATGATGATTCTAATCATGACTTTCTGCACCAACACTCATCTTATGCTGAAAGTTCGATGGATAATAACTATCAACGTAGACAGCAGCCATCACACATTAAAGATAATTTTAACTCTTTGGATGAG GTTATTTCTTCACTGAGAGAAGCTGGGCTTGAATCATCCAACTTAATCCTTGGGGTTGACTTCACAAAGAGCAATGAGTGGACAG GCCGATATTCATTCAATAGGAAAAGCCTTCATGCAGTTGGTGGCAGACCTAATCCATATGAGCAAGCGATCTCTATAATTGGCCGCACTTTATTTTCATTTGATGAAGACAACTTGATACCTTGCTTTGGATTTGGTGATG CATCAACAAATGATCACTCCGTGTTCAGCTTTTACCCAGAAGATCGATATTGTTGTGGCTTTGAGGAAGCCCTTGGGCGATATAGAGAAATTGTTCCTCACATAAAATTGTCAG GTCCAACTTCATTTGCCCCAATAATTGATGCATCAATTGACATTGTGGAGAGAAACAACAGGCAATATCATGTTCTTGTCATTGTTGCTGATGGGCAG GTTACTAGGAGTCCTGATGTCCCACCGGGAAGATTTAGTCCACAAGAGCAAGCAACTATCAACTCCATAGTAGCTGCTAG CCAATATCCTCTATCAATTATTTTAGTTGGTGTGGGGGATGGACCATGGGATGCAATGCTACTTTTTGACGATAACATCCCTCAACGCTTATTTGATAACTTTCAG TTTGTCAATTTTACAAAGATCATGTCTGAGAACAGGGAAGCGTCAAAGAAAGAAGCAGCTTTTGCACTTGCTGCCCTCATGGAAATTCCATTCCAATATAGAGCCACCCTAAGCCTTCAGCACAACACCAG AGATTTAGCCAGTGGTCCACATAGAAGGCCACTTCCTCCTCCTCGTGAAGTGCTTGATCACGATAATGCAGTAAGATCATTTCCACATACGACAAGTTTGGAATCAGCTGAGCAAACAGTCCCAATAGAAATG GTATGCCCTATTTGCTTGACAAATTCAAAGAATATGGCTTTTGGGTGCGGTCATACG ACTTGCGAGAGTTGTTCTATGACCATCTCATTATGCCCATTGTGCCGGGACCCCATACAAACACGCCTGCGATTGTACACGTAA
- the LOC131150790 gene encoding E3 ubiquitin-protein ligase RGLG3 isoform X4, whose translation MGNKESTYDDSNHDFLHQHSSYAESSMDNNYQRRQQPSHIKDNFNSLDEVISSLREAGLESSNLILGVDFTKSNEWTGRYSFNRKSLHAVGGRPNPYEQAISIIGRTLFSFDEDNLIPCFGFGDASTNDHSVFSFYPEDRYCCGFEEALGRYREIVPHIKLSGPTSFAPIIDASIDIVERNNRQYHVLVIVADGQVTRSPDVPPGRFSPQEQATINSIVAASQYPLSIILVGVGDGPWDAMLLFDDNIPQRLFDNFQFVNFTKIMSENREASKKEAAFALAALMEIPFQYRATLSLQHNTRDLASGPHRRPLPPPREVLDHDNAVRSFPHTTSLESAEQTVPIEMVCPICLTNSKNMAFGCGHTTCESCSMTISLCPLCRDPIQTRLRLYT comes from the exons ATGGGAAATAAGGAATCAACTTATGATGATTCTAATCATGACTTTCTGCACCAACACTCATCTTATGCTGAAAGTTCGATGGATAATAACTATCAACGTAGACAGCAGCCATCACACATTAAAGATAATTTTAACTCTTTGGATGAG GTTATTTCTTCACTGAGAGAAGCTGGGCTTGAATCATCCAACTTAATCCTTGGGGTTGACTTCACAAAGAGCAATGAGTGGACAG GCCGATATTCATTCAATAGGAAAAGCCTTCATGCAGTTGGTGGCAGACCTAATCCATATGAGCAAGCGATCTCTATAATTGGCCGCACTTTATTTTCATTTGATGAAGACAACTTGATACCTTGCTTTGGATTTGGTGATG CATCAACAAATGATCACTCCGTGTTCAGCTTTTACCCAGAAGATCGATATTGTTGTGGCTTTGAGGAAGCCCTTGGGCGATATAGAGAAATTGTTCCTCACATAAAATTGTCAG GTCCAACTTCATTTGCCCCAATAATTGATGCATCAATTGACATTGTGGAGAGAAACAACAGGCAATATCATGTTCTTGTCATTGTTGCTGATGGGCAG GTTACTAGGAGTCCTGATGTCCCACCGGGAAGATTTAGTCCACAAGAGCAAGCAACTATCAACTCCATAGTAGCTGCTAG CCAATATCCTCTATCAATTATTTTAGTTGGTGTGGGGGATGGACCATGGGATGCAATGCTACTTTTTGACGATAACATCCCTCAACGCTTATTTGATAACTTTCAG TTTGTCAATTTTACAAAGATCATGTCTGAGAACAGGGAAGCGTCAAAGAAAGAAGCAGCTTTTGCACTTGCTGCCCTCATGGAAATTCCATTCCAATATAGAGCCACCCTAAGCCTTCAGCACAACACCAG AGATTTAGCCAGTGGTCCACATAGAAGGCCACTTCCTCCTCCTCGTGAAGTGCTTGATCACGATAATGCAGTAAGATCATTTCCACATACGACAAGTTTGGAATCAGCTGAGCAAACAGTCCCAATAGAAATG GTATGCCCTATTTGCTTGACAAATTCAAAGAATATGGCTTTTGGGTGCGGTCATACG ACTTGCGAGAGTTGTTCTATGACCATCTCATTATGCCCATTGTGCCGGGACCCCATACAAACACGCCTGCGATTGTACACGTAA
- the LOC131150790 gene encoding E3 ubiquitin-protein ligase RGLG3 isoform X3, giving the protein MGNKESTYDDSNHDFLHQHSSYAESSMDNNYQRRQQPSHIKDNFNSLDEVISSLREAGLESSNLILGVDFTKSNEWTGRYSFNRKSLHAVGGRPNPYEQAISIIGRTLFSFDEDNLIPCFGFGDASTNDHSVFSFYPEDRYCCGFEEALGRYREIVPHIKLSGPTSFAPIIDASIDIVERNNRQYHVLVIVADGQVTRSPDVPPGRFSPQEQATINSIVAASQYPLSIILVGVGDGPWDAMLLFDDNIPQRLFDNFQFVNFTKIMSENREASKKEAAFALAALMEIPFQYRATLSLQHNTSRDLASGPHRRPLPPPREVLDHDNAVRSFPHTTSLESAEQTVPIEMVCPICLTNSKNMAFGCGHTTCESCSMTISLCPLCRDPIQTRLRLYT; this is encoded by the exons ATGGGAAATAAGGAATCAACTTATGATGATTCTAATCATGACTTTCTGCACCAACACTCATCTTATGCTGAAAGTTCGATGGATAATAACTATCAACGTAGACAGCAGCCATCACACATTAAAGATAATTTTAACTCTTTGGATGAG GTTATTTCTTCACTGAGAGAAGCTGGGCTTGAATCATCCAACTTAATCCTTGGGGTTGACTTCACAAAGAGCAATGAGTGGACAG GCCGATATTCATTCAATAGGAAAAGCCTTCATGCAGTTGGTGGCAGACCTAATCCATATGAGCAAGCGATCTCTATAATTGGCCGCACTTTATTTTCATTTGATGAAGACAACTTGATACCTTGCTTTGGATTTGGTGATG CATCAACAAATGATCACTCCGTGTTCAGCTTTTACCCAGAAGATCGATATTGTTGTGGCTTTGAGGAAGCCCTTGGGCGATATAGAGAAATTGTTCCTCACATAAAATTGTCAG GTCCAACTTCATTTGCCCCAATAATTGATGCATCAATTGACATTGTGGAGAGAAACAACAGGCAATATCATGTTCTTGTCATTGTTGCTGATGGGCAG GTTACTAGGAGTCCTGATGTCCCACCGGGAAGATTTAGTCCACAAGAGCAAGCAACTATCAACTCCATAGTAGCTGCTAG CCAATATCCTCTATCAATTATTTTAGTTGGTGTGGGGGATGGACCATGGGATGCAATGCTACTTTTTGACGATAACATCCCTCAACGCTTATTTGATAACTTTCAG TTTGTCAATTTTACAAAGATCATGTCTGAGAACAGGGAAGCGTCAAAGAAAGAAGCAGCTTTTGCACTTGCTGCCCTCATGGAAATTCCATTCCAATATAGAGCCACCCTAAGCCTTCAGCACAACACCAG TAGAGATTTAGCCAGTGGTCCACATAGAAGGCCACTTCCTCCTCCTCGTGAAGTGCTTGATCACGATAATGCAGTAAGATCATTTCCACATACGACAAGTTTGGAATCAGCTGAGCAAACAGTCCCAATAGAAATG GTATGCCCTATTTGCTTGACAAATTCAAAGAATATGGCTTTTGGGTGCGGTCATACG ACTTGCGAGAGTTGTTCTATGACCATCTCATTATGCCCATTGTGCCGGGACCCCATACAAACACGCCTGCGATTGTACACGTAA
- the LOC131150790 gene encoding E3 ubiquitin-protein ligase RGLG3 isoform X1, whose protein sequence is MPNVNANVNANHFVLPLKTGKPCSASRLVSSLRCQVHSWYKLPSDMGNKESTYDDSNHDFLHQHSSYAESSMDNNYQRRQQPSHIKDNFNSLDEVISSLREAGLESSNLILGVDFTKSNEWTGRYSFNRKSLHAVGGRPNPYEQAISIIGRTLFSFDEDNLIPCFGFGDASTNDHSVFSFYPEDRYCCGFEEALGRYREIVPHIKLSGPTSFAPIIDASIDIVERNNRQYHVLVIVADGQVTRSPDVPPGRFSPQEQATINSIVAASQYPLSIILVGVGDGPWDAMLLFDDNIPQRLFDNFQFVNFTKIMSENREASKKEAAFALAALMEIPFQYRATLSLQHNTSRDLASGPHRRPLPPPREVLDHDNAVRSFPHTTSLESAEQTVPIEMVCPICLTNSKNMAFGCGHTTCESCSMTISLCPLCRDPIQTRLRLYT, encoded by the exons GTACAAACTACCTTCAGATATGGGAAATAAGGAATCAACTTATGATGATTCTAATCATGACTTTCTGCACCAACACTCATCTTATGCTGAAAGTTCGATGGATAATAACTATCAACGTAGACAGCAGCCATCACACATTAAAGATAATTTTAACTCTTTGGATGAG GTTATTTCTTCACTGAGAGAAGCTGGGCTTGAATCATCCAACTTAATCCTTGGGGTTGACTTCACAAAGAGCAATGAGTGGACAG GCCGATATTCATTCAATAGGAAAAGCCTTCATGCAGTTGGTGGCAGACCTAATCCATATGAGCAAGCGATCTCTATAATTGGCCGCACTTTATTTTCATTTGATGAAGACAACTTGATACCTTGCTTTGGATTTGGTGATG CATCAACAAATGATCACTCCGTGTTCAGCTTTTACCCAGAAGATCGATATTGTTGTGGCTTTGAGGAAGCCCTTGGGCGATATAGAGAAATTGTTCCTCACATAAAATTGTCAG GTCCAACTTCATTTGCCCCAATAATTGATGCATCAATTGACATTGTGGAGAGAAACAACAGGCAATATCATGTTCTTGTCATTGTTGCTGATGGGCAG GTTACTAGGAGTCCTGATGTCCCACCGGGAAGATTTAGTCCACAAGAGCAAGCAACTATCAACTCCATAGTAGCTGCTAG CCAATATCCTCTATCAATTATTTTAGTTGGTGTGGGGGATGGACCATGGGATGCAATGCTACTTTTTGACGATAACATCCCTCAACGCTTATTTGATAACTTTCAG TTTGTCAATTTTACAAAGATCATGTCTGAGAACAGGGAAGCGTCAAAGAAAGAAGCAGCTTTTGCACTTGCTGCCCTCATGGAAATTCCATTCCAATATAGAGCCACCCTAAGCCTTCAGCACAACACCAG TAGAGATTTAGCCAGTGGTCCACATAGAAGGCCACTTCCTCCTCCTCGTGAAGTGCTTGATCACGATAATGCAGTAAGATCATTTCCACATACGACAAGTTTGGAATCAGCTGAGCAAACAGTCCCAATAGAAATG GTATGCCCTATTTGCTTGACAAATTCAAAGAATATGGCTTTTGGGTGCGGTCATACG ACTTGCGAGAGTTGTTCTATGACCATCTCATTATGCCCATTGTGCCGGGACCCCATACAAACACGCCTGCGATTGTACACGTAA